One Bacillota bacterium genomic region harbors:
- a CDS encoding glutamine amidotransferase translates to MLTVCHLYPDLLNLYGDRGNIIAFVKRCRWRGISVKVNEVNLGEPVDFAQVDFLFLGGGSDREQGLITADLIDRASDLAAAIENGLVVLAICGGYQLLGHYYRTLDGTEIPGLSILDLYTHAGTKRMIGNIGIEVEINGKRMQTTGFENHSGQTYLGNVRPLGRVLKGYGNNGSDGYEGARYQNVFCTYLHGPLFPKNPVLTDNLLSLALRRRGEDNFLAPLDDTFENKANEVMLHRLGARNKDARK, encoded by the coding sequence GTGCTAACCGTATGCCATCTGTACCCCGATCTTCTTAACCTTTACGGTGACCGGGGGAACATCATCGCTTTTGTTAAACGCTGCCGGTGGCGCGGTATTTCCGTGAAGGTTAATGAAGTAAACCTCGGTGAACCGGTGGATTTTGCACAGGTGGACTTCCTCTTTCTCGGCGGGGGGTCGGACCGGGAGCAGGGGCTGATAACCGCAGACCTTATAGACCGGGCTTCCGATCTTGCCGCGGCCATCGAGAACGGGTTAGTGGTGCTCGCCATTTGCGGCGGATACCAGCTTCTCGGGCATTATTACCGGACCCTCGACGGTACGGAGATACCCGGACTCAGTATCCTGGACCTTTACACCCATGCCGGCACGAAACGAATGATCGGCAATATCGGCATTGAAGTGGAGATCAACGGCAAAAGGATGCAGACAACCGGTTTCGAAAACCATTCCGGGCAGACCTATCTTGGTAATGTAAGACCGCTGGGCCGGGTCCTCAAAGGCTACGGGAATAACGGCAGCGACGGTTATGAGGGCGCCCGTTATCAAAATGTTTTCTGCACCTATCTTCACGGACCCCTTTTCCCCAAGAACCCGGTCCTGACCGATAATCTACTTTCACTTGCCTTGCGGCGGCGAGGGGAGGATAACTTCCTGGCACCCCTTGACGACACATTCGAAAACAAGGCAAACGAGGTCATGCTGCACCGCCTCGGGGCCAGGAATAAAGACGCTAGGAAGTAA
- a CDS encoding glycosyltransferase family 4 protein produces the protein MSEDSPKVLFIATVARHLLAFHTPYFRLLQEWGYEVEAACSPGGETEAFTPLGVRLHDIPFGRRPFSRRNVRALLQLVRLIRTRSYVLIHVHTPVASFITRLAARICSFRPVLYTAHGFHFFSGAPARNWLVYYPLEWLAARWTDGLVVLNEEDFARARRLPLRGESFLVPGVGVPLDSFPISQAKRPEILKDLGLKADMPVAVMAAEFSRVKNHTQAVRAWRQVVAAMPDAVLLLAGDGERREAVERLTGSLGLLSNIQFLGFRPDIERIMAVADAVLLTSKREGLPRVILEAMAAGKPVVATDVRGCRDLIADGGTGYLVGVGDAAGTARALLKLLSDKKLALRLGTKGRQQVQAYGLERVRPKMAGVYRRYLQGSALRF, from the coding sequence GTGTCTGAGGATTCTCCGAAGGTCTTATTCATAGCGACAGTTGCGCGCCACCTTCTGGCGTTTCATACGCCTTACTTCAGGCTACTGCAGGAATGGGGTTATGAGGTGGAAGCGGCCTGCAGCCCCGGCGGGGAGACTGAGGCCTTTACACCCCTCGGGGTAAGACTGCACGATATTCCATTCGGACGGCGGCCGTTTTCCCGTAGAAACGTAAGGGCGCTCCTGCAACTGGTCCGGCTGATAAGGACCCGGTCTTACGTTCTTATACACGTCCATACCCCGGTGGCCTCTTTTATCACACGCCTGGCGGCAAGGATTTGTTCATTCAGGCCTGTGCTGTACACGGCACACGGCTTTCATTTTTTTAGTGGGGCGCCGGCTAGGAACTGGCTGGTCTACTATCCCCTGGAGTGGCTGGCGGCTCGCTGGACCGACGGGCTGGTCGTCCTGAACGAGGAGGACTTTGCAAGGGCCCGCAGGCTGCCGCTGCGCGGAGAGTCCTTTCTAGTACCGGGAGTGGGGGTACCGCTTGATTCTTTTCCGATATCGCAGGCTAAAAGACCGGAAATACTTAAAGACCTCGGTTTAAAGGCGGACATGCCGGTGGCGGTAATGGCAGCCGAATTCAGCAGGGTTAAGAATCACACCCAGGCGGTACGGGCCTGGCGGCAGGTCGTCGCGGCAATGCCGGATGCGGTTTTGCTACTGGCGGGAGACGGGGAACGGCGAGAGGCGGTTGAGAGGCTTACGGGATCGCTCGGGCTGCTCAGCAATATTCAATTTTTAGGATTCCGCCCCGACATAGAGAGGATAATGGCGGTGGCGGACGCGGTGTTGTTAACCTCGAAAAGGGAAGGTTTACCGAGGGTGATCCTCGAGGCGATGGCGGCGGGAAAACCAGTGGTGGCAACGGACGTTCGGGGATGCCGAGATCTGATTGCCGACGGCGGAACGGGCTACCTCGTAGGGGTTGGGGACGCGGCAGGTACCGCTAGGGCACTTTTGAAATTGCTGAGCGACAAGAAGCTGGCGCTCCGGCTCGGTACAAAGGGAAGGCAGCAGGTTCAAGCTTACGGATTGGAACGGGTTCGTCCGAAAATGGCCGGAGTATACAGGCGTTACTTACAAGGCAGCGCCCTTAGATTCTAA
- a CDS encoding sugar transferase: MSKKSLRRLPAWLLATGDMVVLNLALIMAFYLRFAGSQPSSNYEALVSTLPWVSLTALMLFAGLGLYEQQLGGLVPVMRALLPAVLITGLATAAIAFWIRGFAFPRSVLLFGVLGQFCGLLVWRGICWHAARVIHGQRQLLVIGSEETACPFLEKLLDLPRGLFRIQGVVAPWDMATLKEQLPEVDGVIVSPGATPENKATVVALCLEAGREVYLVPELYEVMLTGARVEQLDDLPVLQVEDISLSYVQAAVKRALDVIVTFMILVVTLPIVIIAALSVRLSSPGPVFYVQERVGYRGRVFNLPKLRTMVDNAEKDTGPVLAKADDGRVTWAGKFLRSTRIDELPQLFSVLKGDMSLVGPRPERPVFVDEFQRAHPAYRYRHVVKPGLTGVAQVYGRYTTSWEDKLRYDLYYIRNYSLILDLRVLLRTVPVALSPSAARGRTKGQDKTEAVHALFNTMRQETTAGNKGKVVEGSIR, from the coding sequence ATGAGCAAGAAATCCTTGAGGCGTTTACCGGCGTGGCTCTTGGCTACGGGCGATATGGTTGTCCTGAATCTAGCGCTGATCATGGCTTTTTACCTCCGGTTTGCCGGAAGCCAGCCGTCTTCTAACTACGAGGCGCTGGTAAGTACGCTGCCCTGGGTGAGCCTTACCGCTCTTATGCTTTTCGCCGGGCTGGGTTTGTACGAGCAACAACTCGGCGGGTTGGTGCCGGTAATGCGGGCTTTACTTCCGGCTGTTCTTATTACAGGGCTGGCGACGGCAGCCATCGCTTTCTGGATACGGGGATTCGCTTTTCCCCGGAGCGTTTTACTCTTCGGTGTTCTCGGACAGTTTTGCGGTTTATTGGTCTGGCGTGGCATTTGCTGGCATGCTGCCCGCGTCATTCACGGGCAGCGGCAACTCCTGGTGATCGGGAGCGAGGAAACGGCTTGCCCCTTCCTTGAAAAGCTTTTGGATCTTCCGCGGGGCCTCTTCAGAATCCAGGGAGTGGTGGCGCCGTGGGATATGGCAACGCTGAAAGAGCAACTCCCGGAAGTGGATGGCGTGATTGTAAGCCCGGGCGCCACCCCGGAAAACAAAGCCACTGTAGTGGCGCTTTGTCTTGAAGCGGGACGCGAGGTCTATCTGGTGCCGGAGCTTTACGAGGTGATGCTTACCGGAGCAAGGGTTGAACAGCTGGACGACCTTCCCGTGCTGCAGGTGGAGGATATCAGTCTATCCTACGTTCAGGCTGCGGTAAAGAGGGCGCTGGATGTTATCGTTACGTTTATGATTTTGGTTGTCACGCTTCCTATTGTGATAATTGCGGCACTTTCCGTCCGGTTATCTTCACCGGGCCCTGTATTCTACGTGCAGGAACGGGTGGGTTATCGCGGACGCGTTTTTAATCTGCCGAAGTTGCGGACAATGGTCGATAACGCGGAGAAAGACACCGGACCCGTGCTGGCAAAAGCGGACGACGGCAGGGTGACATGGGCCGGAAAATTCCTCCGATCTACTAGAATTGACGAACTCCCCCAGTTATTCAGCGTTCTCAAAGGTGATATGAGCCTGGTCGGCCCCCGGCCGGAACGGCCGGTTTTTGTGGACGAGTTCCAGCGTGCTCACCCGGCATACCGGTATCGTCATGTGGTGAAACCGGGTTTGACGGGAGTGGCGCAGGTTTACGGTCGTTATACCACCTCATGGGAGGACAAGCTGCGCTACGATCTTTATTACATCCGTAATTATTCGCTGATTCTTGATTTAAGGGTATTGCTGCGCACGGTTCCAGTGGCGCTTAGCCCGAGCGCCGCGCGTGGAAGAACGAAAGGCCAGGACAAGACGGAAGCGGTCCACGCCCTTTTTAACACAATGCGCCAGGAAACAACTGCGGGAAATAAGGGGAAAGTTGTCGAAGGTTCGATCCGATGA
- a CDS encoding adenosylcobalamin-dependent ribonucleoside-diphosphate reductase — MVELDANQKIILEGRYLRRDAEGMINETPEQMFRRVAGTVSQAEGLFGKGVAADTWLKRFFKLMAEFDFLPNSPTLINAGRGSGQLAACFVLPIEDNIEDIFESLKQAALIHKSGGGTGFNFSRLRPKGDPVKSTGGVASGPVSFMRVFNAATEEIRQGGVRRGANMGILRVDHPDILEFITCKQHEGEFRNFNISVAVGDVFFDAVEKGGDIPLVFGGRVYTTVPARQVFGSICRLAHANGEPGLLFIDEINRANPLPALGPIDATNPCGEQPLLPYESCTLGSINLFAMTSGKKVDWERLRRVVNHAVRFLDDVIEINNFPVPEIDAATRRTRKVGLGAMGWADMLYGLGIPYDSEQALALAEEVASFIRREAYEASKTLAEERGPFPAWEQSVYYPKTPLRNATLTTIAPTGSISGIAGVSPGIEPAFALSYSRSVLDGKKLRVVDRVFRDHLRNNYPEPEREAILSAVHATGTLTDVRGLTEEEQAVFITAHEISPAWHLRMQAAFQKYVDNAVSKTVNLPQQATEAEVSDIFKRAYALGLKGLTIYRTGSRNDQPLASLTNCPPCQESVIKDLNR, encoded by the coding sequence ATGGTCGAACTGGATGCTAATCAAAAAATTATCTTGGAAGGGCGATACCTCCGGCGTGATGCTGAGGGTATGATTAATGAAACCCCTGAACAGATGTTCCGGCGGGTGGCCGGGACCGTTTCACAAGCGGAAGGCCTTTTCGGCAAGGGCGTCGCGGCCGATACATGGTTGAAGCGATTCTTTAAATTGATGGCCGAATTTGATTTCTTGCCGAACAGCCCGACCCTTATCAACGCGGGACGGGGTTCCGGTCAGCTTGCCGCCTGTTTTGTGCTGCCGATCGAGGACAACATCGAAGACATTTTTGAATCCCTGAAACAGGCTGCGCTAATCCACAAGAGCGGCGGCGGCACCGGTTTTAATTTTTCCCGGTTGAGGCCTAAAGGAGATCCGGTTAAGTCAACAGGGGGGGTCGCATCCGGGCCCGTGAGCTTTATGCGCGTGTTTAACGCGGCCACCGAGGAAATAAGACAGGGAGGGGTCCGGCGGGGAGCGAACATGGGTATCCTTAGGGTGGACCATCCGGATATCCTGGAGTTTATCACCTGTAAGCAGCACGAAGGCGAATTTCGGAACTTTAACATATCTGTAGCGGTGGGTGATGTATTCTTTGATGCCGTGGAAAAGGGCGGCGATATCCCGCTGGTCTTCGGCGGGCGTGTTTATACCACTGTTCCGGCACGACAAGTCTTCGGATCGATATGCCGTCTTGCTCACGCCAACGGCGAACCCGGGCTGTTGTTTATCGACGAGATTAACCGCGCCAACCCTCTACCGGCTCTCGGACCGATTGACGCTACAAATCCTTGTGGGGAGCAACCGCTGCTTCCTTACGAATCATGCACCCTCGGTTCGATTAACCTGTTCGCAATGACGTCGGGTAAAAAGGTTGACTGGGAAAGGTTGCGCAGGGTGGTCAACCATGCCGTCCGGTTTCTTGACGATGTGATAGAGATAAATAACTTCCCGGTGCCGGAGATCGACGCGGCAACAAGACGGACGCGTAAGGTCGGCCTGGGTGCTATGGGCTGGGCTGATATGCTGTACGGTCTGGGAATTCCCTACGATTCGGAACAGGCCTTAGCCCTTGCGGAGGAGGTCGCGTCTTTCATCAGACGGGAAGCATATGAGGCTTCGAAGACCCTTGCGGAAGAGCGCGGACCTTTTCCCGCCTGGGAGCAATCGGTCTATTACCCCAAGACGCCCCTCAGGAACGCCACCCTTACCACAATCGCCCCCACGGGTTCAATCAGCGGGATAGCCGGGGTAAGCCCCGGTATAGAACCGGCTTTTGCGCTGAGTTATTCCCGTTCGGTTCTGGACGGGAAGAAGCTTCGGGTGGTCGACCGCGTTTTTCGGGACCATCTGCGAAATAATTACCCGGAACCCGAACGGGAAGCGATTCTAAGCGCTGTGCATGCCACCGGAACCTTAACGGACGTGCGCGGGCTGACGGAGGAGGAGCAGGCCGTTTTTATAACGGCGCATGAGATAAGCCCGGCCTGGCACCTCAGGATGCAGGCCGCTTTTCAAAAATATGTGGACAACGCAGTCAGCAAGACCGTAAACCTTCCGCAACAGGCGACGGAAGCCGAAGTGTCCGATATTTTTAAGCGGGCTTATGCCCTTGGCTTAAAAGGACTGACAATATACCGCACCGGTTCCCGCAATGACCAACCCTTAGCTTCGTTGACAAATTGTCCTCCCTGCCAGGAAAGCGTTATAAAAGACCTTAACCGGTAG
- a CDS encoding MurT ligase domain-containing protein — protein MRVRLTAAVLAGKLAHYLGKISGGRGSSLPGMVALRVYPGTLSALAGQMRYGAIMVTGTNGKTTTNNMLARFLESRGNRVVVNREGANLISGVTTAFVKACGIGGRLDYDWALLEVDEAAFPRVAEIVKPKIVIVTNFFRDQLDRYGELDKTVSFIRNTLRQITDIKLVLNADDPLVAQLGGLSLPVVFFGLGAQLRGNEEQCLTREARFCPRCGQEFVYAYYHYSQLGAFRCPGCGFSRPPAEVEALKVNVLDGDLSCKVRVKDTLVEFTLPVSGFYNTYNALAVFGAGLYLGLNPEDTAASLRGFVPATGRLQKFVYKGKPIYLNLVKNPAGFNESLNLLNNSREPKDVFIALNDNAADGRDISWIWDVDFERLENSKNVLRFICSGTRAEEMALRLKYAGVPVRKIDVCSNITTSVRQVLEGLGSSGYLLATYTALWPVERVLRRYTKEVNGANRMPSVPRSS, from the coding sequence TTGCGCGTCAGGCTGACAGCGGCCGTTTTGGCCGGAAAACTGGCCCACTACCTTGGAAAGATCAGCGGCGGGCGGGGATCATCACTGCCGGGGATGGTGGCGTTGCGGGTGTATCCGGGGACCCTTTCCGCCCTGGCCGGCCAAATGCGCTACGGTGCTATCATGGTAACCGGGACCAACGGTAAAACAACCACTAACAACATGCTGGCACGTTTCCTTGAGTCGCGCGGCAATCGGGTGGTGGTGAACCGTGAGGGAGCGAATCTAATCAGCGGGGTGACAACCGCTTTCGTAAAGGCCTGCGGCATCGGGGGGCGGCTTGATTACGACTGGGCTCTGCTTGAGGTTGACGAGGCGGCCTTCCCCCGCGTGGCGGAGATAGTAAAGCCGAAAATCGTTATCGTAACGAACTTTTTCAGGGATCAGTTGGACCGTTACGGAGAACTCGACAAGACGGTTTCCTTTATCAGAAACACACTACGGCAGATTACCGACATAAAACTGGTGCTCAACGCCGATGATCCCCTGGTGGCGCAACTTGGCGGCCTGAGCCTGCCGGTTGTCTTTTTCGGGTTGGGGGCGCAACTGAGGGGTAATGAAGAACAGTGCCTTACCCGGGAAGCTCGTTTCTGTCCCCGCTGTGGACAGGAATTTGTTTATGCGTATTACCACTACAGTCAACTCGGCGCCTTCCGGTGTCCCGGGTGTGGCTTTTCCCGGCCCCCGGCGGAAGTGGAGGCGTTAAAGGTAAACGTGCTTGACGGGGACCTTTCGTGCAAGGTGCGCGTGAAGGACACTCTGGTGGAATTCACGCTCCCGGTGTCGGGTTTTTACAACACCTACAACGCCCTTGCGGTGTTTGGAGCGGGTCTGTACCTGGGATTGAACCCTGAGGATACAGCCGCCAGTCTGCGTGGCTTTGTTCCTGCAACGGGACGGTTGCAGAAGTTCGTCTATAAAGGGAAGCCGATTTACCTGAACCTGGTTAAAAACCCCGCCGGTTTCAACGAGAGTCTTAATCTACTGAACAACAGCAGGGAACCGAAGGACGTTTTCATCGCCTTGAACGATAACGCTGCAGATGGACGCGACATCTCCTGGATCTGGGACGTTGATTTCGAACGGTTGGAAAACTCCAAGAACGTTTTACGTTTTATCTGTTCGGGTACCCGGGCGGAAGAGATGGCCCTGCGGCTCAAATATGCGGGAGTGCCGGTGCGCAAAATCGATGTCTGTTCCAACATTACCACCAGCGTCAGACAAGTTTTAGAGGGCCTGGGGAGTTCCGGTTATCTTCTGGCTACCTATACCGCGCTCTGGCCGGTTGAGAGAGTCCTGCGGCGATACACAAAGGAGGTCAACGGTGCTAACCGTATGCCATCTGTACCCCGATCTTCTTAA
- a CDS encoding MqnA/MqnD/SBP family protein: MKLTLAHSPDADDAFMFTALAQDKINTGGYSFTHVLRDIETLNRAALQGVYDISAISLHAYPYVEDKYLLLPCGASVGDGYGPLVVVRADAPEGFEPAAVAVPGEMTTAYLALKLWRPAMKTTVMPFDRIGEAVGAGEVEGGLLIHEGQLTYLREGLRKVIDLGEWWKEENGLPLPLGGNVLHRRHTERAVEINELLRKAIAWALDFREESLKHALSYARGLEKAEADRFVGMYVNAWTLDLGERGRRAVDDLLRRGYDAGIIRKRASLEWVTS; encoded by the coding sequence GTGAAACTTACGCTGGCGCACAGTCCGGATGCAGACGACGCCTTTATGTTTACCGCCCTGGCTCAGGATAAAATTAACACGGGCGGGTACTCTTTCACCCATGTATTAAGGGACATTGAAACGCTGAACCGGGCGGCGCTCCAAGGGGTCTACGATATCTCGGCGATTTCCCTGCATGCCTATCCATATGTTGAGGACAAATACCTGCTCCTTCCCTGCGGGGCAAGTGTGGGAGACGGTTACGGACCTCTGGTGGTGGTGCGTGCGGACGCGCCGGAGGGGTTCGAACCCGCGGCCGTAGCGGTGCCGGGAGAGATGACCACGGCGTATCTGGCCTTGAAACTATGGCGGCCGGCGATGAAAACAACGGTTATGCCGTTTGACCGGATCGGAGAGGCGGTCGGCGCCGGGGAAGTGGAAGGCGGTCTTTTAATCCATGAGGGCCAGCTTACGTATCTCCGTGAAGGATTGAGGAAGGTTATAGATCTCGGGGAGTGGTGGAAGGAAGAAAACGGACTCCCGCTGCCCCTCGGCGGCAATGTCTTGCACCGGCGCCATACGGAGCGGGCGGTTGAAATAAACGAGTTGCTGCGGAAGGCGATAGCTTGGGCGCTTGACTTCAGGGAGGAAAGTTTGAAACATGCGCTATCTTATGCCAGAGGTCTGGAGAAGGCGGAAGCGGACCGTTTTGTCGGCATGTACGTGAACGCCTGGACGCTGGATCTCGGGGAACGGGGCCGACGCGCGGTGGATGATCTGTTGAGGCGCGGGTACGACGCCGGTATTATCCGTAAGCGGGCATCCTTGGAATGGGTGACTTCCTGA
- a CDS encoding heparan-alpha-glucosaminide N-acetyltransferase codes for MGRRFAGRASGRLWEIDAMRGSAIVMMVVYHLAWDLNYFGLYKKDVTLGLWALFQKATVTAFIFLVGVSLWLSYVRRGRIRFTGYLVRGLKLLGLGFIATVITGQLFETGMIVFGILHFIGISVICAYPFIRWGLYNILPGAFCLGMGSVFTRMTADGPWLLWLGITPSGLFMLDYVPFFPWFGLVLLGISAGCIFYRGNGRRAYDRLPLSVPVSTPAGPEMRCGRVLFFPVRMLALLGRYSLFIYIVHQPVLFGCLFLVMR; via the coding sequence ATGGGAAGAAGGTTCGCCGGGAGAGCAAGCGGGCGTTTATGGGAAATCGACGCGATGCGCGGGAGCGCAATCGTGATGATGGTGGTTTATCACCTTGCGTGGGATCTGAATTATTTCGGTCTTTATAAGAAGGATGTGACCTTAGGATTATGGGCGCTGTTCCAGAAGGCCACGGTAACTGCATTTATTTTTCTCGTCGGGGTGTCATTATGGCTGAGCTACGTACGACGGGGCCGTATCCGGTTTACGGGCTATTTGGTCAGGGGGCTTAAGCTTTTGGGGTTGGGGTTTATCGCTACCGTAATCACCGGGCAGCTTTTCGAGACAGGCATGATTGTATTCGGTATCCTTCATTTCATTGGTATTTCGGTGATTTGTGCATACCCCTTTATACGTTGGGGGTTGTATAATATTTTACCGGGTGCGTTCTGCCTGGGCATGGGAAGCGTTTTCACACGGATGACGGCTGATGGTCCGTGGCTGCTATGGCTCGGCATCACTCCTTCGGGTCTGTTCATGCTGGACTATGTCCCCTTTTTCCCCTGGTTCGGGCTGGTGCTGCTGGGGATATCAGCCGGCTGCATCTTTTACCGCGGGAACGGACGCCGGGCATACGACCGTCTCCCTTTATCCGTTCCCGTAAGTACCCCGGCCGGGCCGGAAATGAGGTGCGGCAGAGTACTATTTTTTCCGGTACGGATGCTTGCGCTATTAGGCCGTTACTCCCTTTTCATTTATATCGTTCACCAGCCGGTCCTTTTCGGCTGTCTTTTCCTGGTAATGAGGTAA